The Triticum dicoccoides isolate Atlit2015 ecotype Zavitan chromosome 6A, WEW_v2.0, whole genome shotgun sequence genome has a window encoding:
- the LOC119316586 gene encoding UDP-glycosyltransferase 73E1-like, which translates to MSASTMAPTQQALAGAATSQPPHFVLVPLAAHGHLIPMVDLARLLASRGARVSLLTTPLNARRLRDGGVADKAARAKLLLEVVELPYSPADYGLPPDCQNADMIADNAQMLPFFLALRELAGPFEAYVRALVPRPSCIISDWCNSWTADVATCLGIPRLFFQGPSCFFSLCDLNAAAHGLHERIAAAEDREPHVVPSMSVSVKVGNGRPHGFFTSPGCKELRHDAVAAMRTSHGVVINTFLDLEEKSVACYEAALGKPVWTLGPFCLHNRDGEDRTSRGGNKSGVSERAIVAWLDKQAPESVVYVSFGSVARKLPKQQFEIGHGLEHCGRPFLWVVKESELASPEARMWLEALEARTSGRGLVVRGWAPQLAALSHRSVGGFVTHCGWNSVLESIAHGVPVLTWPHFADQFLNEQLAVDVLGVGLRIGVTAPVMILNDDAAAPVLRGDIARAVSELMQGGEEAEERRRKAKEYGAKARKAMEKGGDSYETLTQLIESFRHVEAKNMNIAAA; encoded by the coding sequence ATGAGTGCGTCCACAATGGCGCCAACACAGCAGGCACTCGCCGGTGCAGCGACGTCACAGCCGCCGCACTTCGTCTTGGTCCCTCTCGCCGCCCACGGCCATCTCATCCCGATGGTCGACCTCGCGCGCCTCCTCGCGTCCCGCGGCGCGCGCGTGAGCCTGCTCACCACGCCCCTGAATGCCAGGCGGCTGCGCGACGGCGGCGTCGCCGACAAGGCCGCTCGCGCGAAGCTCCTGCTGGAGGTCGTCGAGCTCCCGTACTCGCCGGCCGACTACGGCCTACCACCGGACTGCCAGAACGCCGACATGATCGCCGACAACGCGCAGATGCTCCCCTTCTTTCTCGCACTGCGCGAGCTTGCCGGCCCGTTCGAGGCCTACGTGCGCGCGCTGGTGCCGCGCCCGAGCTGCATCATCTCCGACTGGTGTAACTCGTGGACAGCCGACGTCGCCACTTGCCTCGGCATCCCGCGGCTGTTCTTCCaggggccatcgtgcttcttctcgCTCTGTGACCTCAACGCCGCCGCGCACGGGCTGCACGAGCGGATAGCCGCGGCCGAAGACCGGGAGCCGCACGTCGTGCCCAGCATGTCGGTGTCCGTAAAGGTGGGCAACGGCAGGCCCCACGGCTTCTTCACCTCACCGGGGTGCAAGGAGCTGCGTCACGACGCCGTCGCGGCCATGCGTACGTCCCACGGTGTGGTGATCAACACCTTCCTGGACCTCGAGGAGAAGTCCGTGGCATGCTACGAGGCTGCTCTCGGCAAGCCCGTGTGGACGCTCGGCCCGTTCTGCCTGCACAACCGTGACGGCGAGGACAGGACGTCGCGCGGTGGCAACAAGAGCGGCGTCAGCGAGAGGGCGATCGTCGCGTGGCTGGACAAGCAAGCGCCGGAGTCCGTCGTATATGTCAGCTTCGGCAGCGTTGCACGGAAGCTCCCCAAGCAGCAGTTCGAGATCGGCCACGGCCTGGAGCACTGCGGCAGGCCTTTTCTCTGGGTCGTGAAGGAGTCCGAGCTGGCCTCGCCGGAGGCTCGTATGTGGCTAGAGGCCCTGGAGGCGCGCACGTCCGGGCGGGGTCTTGTGGTGCGCGGCTGGGCACCGCAGCTCGCCGCCCTGTCGCACCGCTCCGTGGGGGGGTTCGTCACGCACTGTGGCTGGAACTCGGTGCTGGAGTCTATCGCGCACGGCGTGCCCGTCTTGACGTGGCCGCACTTTGCCGACCAGTTCCTGAACGAGCAGCTGGCTGTGGACGTGCTCGGGGTCGGCCTCCGGATCGGCGTCACGGCGCCCGTGATGATCCTGAACGACGACGCGGCCGCGCCGGTGCTGCGTGGCGACATCGCGCGCGCGGTGTCAGAGCTCATGCAGGGTGGAGAGGAggccgaggagaggaggaggaaggccaAGGAGTACGGCGCGAAAGCTCGGAAGGCCATGGAGAAAGGAGGCGATTCGTACGAAACGCTTACGCAGCTCATCGAAAGCTTCCGGCACGTGGAGGCAaagaacatgaacattgcagcggcGTGA